One Hydrogenobaculum sp. 3684 genomic window, ACGACAAGCTTTGGATAAATACGCACTTTAACCATCCAAACGAAATCACAGAAGATGCCAAATTAGCTATAAGAAATCTGCTAAAGGCTGGTGTGCCAGTAAACAATCAAGCTGTACTTTTAAAAGGTGTAAACGATGACAAAGAAACGATGCTTGAACTAATGAGAAAGCTTTTAAGTATAAAGGTAAAACCTCAGTACCTTTTCCACTGTGACCCCATCACAGGCACAATTCATTTTAGGACCTCTATAGAAAAGGGCTTAGAGATAATGGATTATATGAGAGGAAGACTAAGCGGGTTTGGTATACCTACTTACGCTATAGATTTACCTGGTGGTAAGGGCAAAGTTCCACTTGTTCCATCTTATTTTAAAAAGCTTGAAAACGGCTTATATGAGTTTGTAGCTTTTGATAAAACGAAAGTTATAATAGAAGAATAACACTTAAATAACATCTATTGCAACGTTGATGCAACATTGATGCAACATGAAACATTAGCATTTTTTAAAGTCATTAGAATGTCAATGGTTTATTATTAAAAGTTTATTACATTATGATGGCACGATATTTGCCATATAAATAGTATCAAACGTTAGGAGGTGTGGCTTATGGCTACAGTTAGCAAGCTAAAAGAGCTCATGACTCTCCCGGGTGCTGTGGCAGCGGGCGAGTTTACAGACGATGGTAGGTTGGTAGCCTACTACGGGGATATAGATGAGAAATCTGCCGAAATTGCAGCTATGATGTGTGCTGCCAACAAGCTTATGGGTAATATGCAGGCTAAAGGTTGGAGTACTTACACTGGCAAAGATGGTTTTTATCCAGTAGAGGGCTTTGCGGTGGCTGGTGGTAAGTATGTAGCTTGTATTTTCGGCAACGTAGGTGTGTTTTTGGAACTTTCAAAAGCTGATTTTGACAAGACCTTTGAAGTACTATCAAAACATATTTAAGGAGGTGTAATA contains:
- a CDS encoding DUF2173 family protein, with translation MATVSKLKELMTLPGAVAAGEFTDDGRLVAYYGDIDEKSAEIAAMMCAANKLMGNMQAKGWSTYTGKDGFYPVEGFAVAGGKYVACIFGNVGVFLELSKADFDKTFEVLSKHI